The Tenrec ecaudatus isolate mTenEca1 chromosome 7, mTenEca1.hap1, whole genome shotgun sequence genome window below encodes:
- the MAPK13 gene encoding mitogen-activated protein kinase 13, with the protein MSLTRKKGFYKQDVNKTAWELPKTYVSPTHVGSGAYGAVCSAIDKRSGEKVAIKKLSRPFQSEIFAKRAYRELLLLKHMQHENVIGLLDVFTPASSLCNFHDFYLVMPFMQTDLQKIMGMEFNEEKIQYLVYQMLKGLKYIHSAGVIHRDLKPGNLAVNEDCELKILDFGLARQADAEMTGYVVTRWYRAPEVILSWMHYNQTVDIWSVGCIMAEMLTGKTLFKGKDYLDQLTQILKVTGVPGAEFVQKLKDKAAKAYIQSLPQSPKKDFSQLFPRASPPATDLLEKMLELDVDKRLTASQALAHPFFESCRDPEEETECMEPFADSFEHEKLTVDEWKKHIYTEIVSFSPIARKDSRRRSGLKLQ; encoded by the exons ATGAGCCTTACCCGGAAAAAAGGCTTCTACAAGCAGGACGTCAACAAGACCGCCTGGGAGCTTCCCAAGACCTATGTGTCCCCGACGCACGTTGGTAGCGGGGCCTACGGAGCCGTGTG CTCGGCCATCGACAAGCGGTCAGGGGAGAAGGTCGCCATCAAGAAGCTGAGCCGGCCCTTCCAGTCTGAGATCTTTGCCAAGCGCGCTTACcgggagctgctgctgctgaaacACATGCAGCATGAGAAC GTCATTGGGCTCCTGGATGTCTTCACCCCAGCCTCCTCCCTGTGCAACTTCCATGACTT CTACCTGGTGATGCCCTTCATGCAGACGGACCTGCAGAAGATCATGGGCATGGAGTTCAATGAGGAGAAGATTCAGTACCTGGTGTATCAGATGCTCAAGGGTCTCAAG TACATCCACTCAGCTGGGGTCATCCACAGG GACCTGAAGCCAGGTAACCTCGCTGTGAACGAGGACTGTGAGCTGAAG ATCCTGGATTTCGGGCTGGCGAGGCAAGCAGATGCCGAGATGACTGGCTACGTGGTGACCCGCTGGTACCGGGCCCCTGAGGTGATCCTCAGCTGGATGCACTACAACCAGACTG TGGACATCTGGTCTGTGGGCTGTATCATGGCAGAGATGCTGACAGGGAAAACCCTGTTCAAGGGCAAAGACT ACCTGGACCAGCTGACCCAGATCCTGAAAGTGACCGGGGTGCCCGGCGCAGAGTTCGTGCAGAAGCTGAAGGACAAGGCG GCGAAAGCCTACATCCAGTCCCTGCCTCAGAGCCCCAAGAAGGACTTCTCTCAGCTCTTCCCTCGTGCCAGCCCGCCGG ccacagACCTGCTGGAGAAGATGCTGGAGCTGGACGTGGACAAGCGCCTGACGGCCTCGCAGGCCCTCGCACACCCCTTTTTTGAGTCCTGCCGGGACCCCGAGGAGGAGACAGAGTGCATGGAGCCATTTGCAGACTCCTTTGAGCACGAGAAACTCACAGTGGATGAATGGAAGA AACACATCTACACGGAGATTGTGAGCTTCAGCCCCATCGCCCGCAAGGACTCCCGGCGACGGAGTGGCTTGAAGCTGCAGTGA